A part of Brassica rapa cultivar Chiifu-401-42 chromosome A05, CAAS_Brap_v3.01, whole genome shotgun sequence genomic DNA contains:
- the LOC103870602 gene encoding probable inactive receptor kinase At3g08680, whose product MMRIVAAFVFLLLSPFVSPADLETDKQALLEFASLVPHVRKLNWNTTLPICTSWTGITCSKNNDRVTALRLPGSGLYGPLPEKTFEKLDALRIISLRSNNLQGSIPSAILSLPFIRSLYFHDNNFSGSIPPTLSPRLVNLDLSANALSGNIPGTLRNLTQLTDLSLQNNSLTGPIPDLPPSLKYLNVSYNSLNGSVPSSVKSFPASAFQGNSLLCGGPLTPCPENTTSPSPSPTPPGPAKSPGTSKRALSTAAIVGIAVGGSFLLFILLALLTLCCAKKKDNGQESTTAAAPKAKPGRSDNKAEEFGSGVQEAEKNKLVFFEGSSYNFDLEDLLRASAEVLGKGSYGTTYKAILEEGTTVVVKRLKEVAAGKREFEQQMEAVGRISPHGNVAPLRAYYFSKDEKLLVYDYYQGGNFSMLLHGNNEGGRGALDWEQRLKICLGAAKGIAHIHSSSGAKLLHGNIKSPNVLLTQDLNACVSDYGIAPLMSHHTLLPSRSLGYRAPEAIETRKHTQKSDVYSFGVLLLEMLTGKAAGKTTGHEEVVDLPKWVQSVVREEWTGEVFDVELIKQQHNVEEEMVQMLQVAMACVSKHPDSRPSMEEVVNMMEEVRPSNGSGAGSGNRASSPEMIRSSDSPV is encoded by the exons AGCAAGCGCTTCTCGAGTTCGCATCCCTCGTTCCCCACGTGCGCAAACTCAACTGGAACACAACACTCCCAATCTGCACTTCCTGGACCGGCATCACCTGCTCCAAGAACAACGACCGCGTAACCGCCCTCCGTCTCCCTGGCTCCGGACTCTACGGGCCATTACCTGAGAAGACGTTTGAGAAGCTTGACGCTCTCAGGATCATTAGCCTCCGTTCCAACAACCTCCAAGGGAGCATCCCATCTGCTATCCTCTCTCTTCCTTTCATCAGATCTCTCTACTTTCATGATAATAACTTCTCTGGCTCTATACCTCCAACTCTCTCTCCTCGCCTTGTTAATCTTGATCTCTCCGCCAACGCGCTGTCTGGCAACATTCCGGGGACTCTAAGGAACTTGACTCAGCTCACTGATCTCAGCTTGCAGAATAATTCTCTTACCGGGCCTATCCCTGACCTCCCTCCTAGCTTAAAGTACTTGAATGTGAGCTACAATAGCCTTAACGGTTCAGTGCCTTCTTCTGTCAAGTCCTTTCCAGCATCTGCATTTCAAGGTAATAGCCTTTTGTGTGGAGGTCCTCTAACTCCATGCCCTGAGAACACTACATCACCATCTCCTTCGCCGACTCCACCAGGTCCAGCCAAGAGTCCTGGTACAAGCAAAAGAGCTCTCTCTACTGCTGCTATTGTCGGCATTGCAGTTGGAGGTTCCTTTCTCTTGTTCATCCTTCTTGCACTGCTGACTCTTTGCTGCGCCAAGAAGAAAGACAACGGGCAAGAGAGCACCACCGCGGCGGCGCCGAAAGCTAAACCCGGGAGGAGTGACAACAAGGCGGAGGAGTTCGGTAGCGGTGTGCAGGAGGCGGAGAAGAACAAGCTGGTGTTCTTCGAAGGAAGCTCGTACAACTTCGATCTCGAGGATTTGCTCAGAGCCTCTGCTGAAGTTTTAGGAAAAGGAAGCTATGGGACGACGTATAAGGCTATCTTAGAGGAAGGAACCACTGTGGTGGTGAAGAGGCTGAAAGAAGTAGCAGCTGGGAAAAGAGAGTTTGAGCAGCAGATGGAAGCTGTGGGAAGGATCAGCCCACACGGGAATGTAGCTCCTCTCCGTGCTTATTACTTCTCTAAAGACGAGAAGCTACTCGTGTATGATTACTACCAAGGAGGCAACTTCTCCATGCTTCTTCACG GAAACAACGAAGGAGGAAGAGGTGCGTTGGACTGGGAACAAAGGCTAAAGATCTGTTTAGGAGCTGCAAAAGGAATAGCTCACATACACTCTTCATCCGGTGCCAAACTCCTCCACGGTAACATCAAATCACCAAACGTCCTCTTAACGCAAGACCTCAACGCCTGCGTCTCGGACTACGGTATAGCTCCTTTGATGAGCCACCACACCTTGCTCCCATCAAGAAGCTTAGGATACAGAGCGCCTGAAGCCATAGAGACACGGAAACACACTCAAAAATCCGACGTGTACAGCTTTGGCGTGCTGTTGCTCGAAATGCTGACGGGGAAAGCAGCCGGGAAGACGACGGGGCACGAGGAGGTGGTGGATCTGCCCAAGTGGGTGCAGTCGGTGGTGAGAGAGGAGTGGACTGGGGAAGTGTTTGACGTGGAGCTTATAAAGCAGCAGCACAACGTTGAGGAGGAGATGGTGCAGATGCTGCAAGTGGCAATGGCTTGTGTGTCAAAGCATCCGGATTCTAGGCCTTCAATGGAGGAAGTTGTTAACATGATGGAGGAGGTAAGGCCTTCTAATGGCTCTGGTGCTGGTTCGGGTAACAGAGCCTCTTCGCCTGAGATGATCAGAAGCTCTGATAGCCCGGTTTAG
- the LOC103870601 gene encoding ubiquitin-conjugating enzyme E2 11 — protein MASKRILKELKDLQKDPPSNCSAGPVAEDMFHWQATIMGPPDSPYAGGVFLVSIHFPPDYPFKPPKVSFKTRVYHPNINSNGSICLDILKEQWSPALTISKVLLSICSLLTDPNPDDPLVPEIAHMYKTDKSKYESTARSWTQKYAMG, from the exons ATGGCTTCGAAGAGGATTTTGAAAGAGCTCAAGGATTTGCAGAAGGATCCTCCTTCTAACTGCAGCGCAG GTCCTGTGGCCGAGGACATGTTCCATTGGCAAGCAACTATCATGGGACCTCCTGATAGTCCATATGCCGGAGGAGTCTTTTTGGTTTCCATTCACTTCCCTCCTGATTATCCCTTCAAGCCACCGAAg GTGTCTTTTAAGACAAGGGTGTACCACCCAAACATCAACAGCAATGGAAGCATCTGTCTTGATATCCTGAAAGAACAATGGAGTCCTGCTCTTACCATATCCAAG GTTTTGCTGTCGATTTGCTCGTTGTTGACTGACCCGAACCCAGATGATCCTCTTGTGCCGGAGATAGCTCACATGTACAAAACGGACAAGTCCAAGTACGAGTCAACTGCACGAAGCTGGACACAGAAGTACGCCATGGGATGA